Proteins from a genomic interval of Nostoc sp. TCL240-02:
- a CDS encoding type I polyketide synthase, with protein sequence MSKSNERVEELSPLKRALLALETMQGKLNRLESKKTEPIAIVGMGCRFPGGVNNPQTFWQCLRDGVDAMQEIPGDRWDLETYYNPDADAAGKMYTRHGAFVDDVDKFDADFFSISPREAAFIDPQQRLFLEVCWEALEQSGERPDQLSGSRTGVFVGVMYADYSRLQGTVIDAYSSTGNSMSVVSGRVSYLLGLQGPSVTLDTACSSSLVAVHLACQSLRSGECNLALAGGVSLMLIPDNNITLCRTRALSPTGRCKTFDADADGFARGEGCGTIALKRLSDAIADGNPILAVIRGSAVNQDGRSNGLTAPNGPAQQAVLREALANAGVKPHQISYVEAHGTGTPLGDPIEVSSLAAVLGEGRSPNHPLALGSVKTNIGHLESAAGVAGLIKVVLAMQHQQIPPHLHFQKLNPYISWGNLPISIPTELTPWNSGTERRIAGVSSFGFSGTNAHVILEEAPLLPTEPALASVKDYLLPLSAKNPAALLDMAQAYRAFLPGKTNLLDIAYTTSLRRPHHKHRIALVGQSIEQLIAALDAFVEGESHPNLVPSDQHSDDLSGLVFVFSGQGAQWIGMGRQLLAQEPVFRETIQECDRILKSLTHWSLLSELAAPEDISRLQDTEVAQPAILAIQVALTALWRSWGIEPAAVVGHSLGEITAAYVAGVFSLETALRIVVQRASLMQQATGKGKMAAIGMPWQEVKPWLEEFPSLAIAAINSPTSTVVAGDATALETLCQQLQAQEIFCRLLRVNYAFHCPQMQPYSEELVNLLAGLQPQVAQLPLFSTVTGTSSQGRNWDAAYWGRNMRSPVQFSQAIENLVYEGYTCFVEVSPHPVLSQNIQECLQHTGKAGIVLASMHRERQERYFLLSELGRLYTLGYQPRWQAFYPENRRCVLLPTYPWQHQRYWLEGSNSLPPRTSRQPLLGEALPSLAHLPEMRIWQTQLDLRSLPYLNDHRVQGVMVLPGSAYVEMVLAAAAEIFGAGKHTLEVLHFQQGLFIPETETQTVQICLQPGNTPDTFTFDCYSRPNINTQAKWRHHVSGTVRRGDGEITAATSATVAEIQARCQEVISSTQHYQQMAEQGLLYGASFQGIEQIWRREGEALGRIHLPASLHAEIANYQIHPVLLDACFQVIALATPLANPDAEAEGAYLPVRLDKLRIYQQPDAAGLWAHLQLKPVVETDAFAAELVLFNEQGQRILDAECLRIQKLDSQSENNSSDWFYEISWERLLEPKDTAPRSSEQNQGYWLILTDRQGIGENLSQQLQQQGENCILAFAGETYQKQDSQHYQIQPNCLDDFKQLLQTLSGECLGVVHLWSLDITPAELTTIASLAGDNMGDRPLGDRNLGCISTLHLVQALAEWENTPRLWLVTRGAQPVDSSPSIAQSPLWGLGRVIAQEHPDWRCSMVDLAAIPEPSEIASLLQLLQADDVENQIALRGDVSYVARLKRYLPSYSELPNFHPQATYLIVGGLRGLGLQVATWMVERGARYLALMARSQPTPETLEVLQTLETAGAKIKVLQTDISQAEEVARAIAQLDQDMPPLRGVIHSAAVLDDGILLQLTPERLHKVMQPKIEGAWNLHTHTLNKSLDFFVLFSSAASLLGSAGQGNYAAANAFLDGLAHYRQSQNLPALSINWGAWAEVGLAAAQANRGDRMASLGFSSIPPQQGLEILGHLLTDKTAQLGVIPINWAKVLRANPAVIKMPLFQLLTEVFSNSGEIETEKSTNFLSRQALLATPSDERQLLLETYFHEQVARVLRMPASKLDRHQPLNSQGLDSLVAVELKNTLKNDLGIDLPMIRFIQGPSIAQLSAQVLTQITQEIVSPQLRNDSLKPVELATNNQEWEDGEL encoded by the coding sequence ATGAGCAAAAGCAACGAGCGAGTTGAGGAATTATCCCCTTTAAAACGAGCTTTACTGGCATTAGAAACAATGCAAGGCAAGCTGAACCGCCTGGAATCGAAAAAGACAGAACCAATTGCGATCGTTGGGATGGGATGCCGTTTTCCTGGCGGTGTTAATAATCCCCAGACTTTTTGGCAGTGCTTGCGCGATGGTGTGGATGCAATGCAAGAAATTCCCGGCGATCGCTGGGATTTGGAAACCTACTACAATCCTGATGCTGATGCTGCTGGCAAGATGTACACTCGCCACGGTGCTTTCGTTGATGACGTTGATAAATTTGATGCTGATTTTTTCAGTATTTCTCCCAGGGAAGCCGCATTTATTGACCCGCAGCAACGCTTGTTTTTAGAGGTATGTTGGGAAGCCCTAGAGCAGTCAGGAGAACGACCAGACCAACTATCAGGTAGTCGTACAGGGGTATTTGTCGGTGTAATGTATGCCGATTACTCGCGGTTACAGGGCACTGTAATTGATGCCTACAGCAGTACTGGCAACAGTATGAGTGTGGTATCAGGACGGGTTTCTTACCTGCTGGGTTTGCAAGGTCCGAGTGTCACTTTGGATACAGCTTGTTCTTCTTCCTTGGTGGCGGTACATCTAGCTTGTCAAAGTTTGCGCTCAGGTGAATGTAACTTGGCTTTAGCGGGTGGGGTGAGTCTGATGTTGATTCCCGACAACAACATTACCCTATGTCGCACCCGCGCTTTATCGCCTACGGGACGTTGCAAAACCTTTGATGCTGATGCTGACGGCTTCGCCCGTGGTGAGGGATGCGGCACGATCGCTCTCAAACGTTTATCAGATGCGATCGCAGATGGCAACCCAATCTTAGCGGTAATTCGCGGTTCTGCCGTTAATCAAGATGGACGCAGCAACGGCTTGACTGCACCCAACGGCCCTGCTCAACAGGCAGTGTTACGAGAAGCTTTAGCTAACGCTGGAGTGAAGCCGCATCAAATCAGTTATGTGGAAGCTCACGGTACAGGTACGCCTTTGGGAGACCCGATAGAGGTGAGTTCACTGGCGGCTGTTTTGGGTGAAGGGCGATCGCCAAATCATCCCCTAGCTTTGGGTTCAGTTAAAACCAATATTGGGCATTTAGAATCAGCAGCTGGTGTGGCAGGTTTAATCAAAGTTGTCCTGGCAATGCAGCATCAGCAGATTCCGCCCCATCTCCACTTCCAAAAATTGAATCCTTATATTTCTTGGGGGAATCTGCCGATTTCGATTCCCACAGAACTTACCCCCTGGAATAGTGGCACAGAACGACGCATTGCTGGGGTAAGTTCCTTTGGCTTTAGCGGTACAAATGCTCATGTGATACTGGAAGAAGCACCGCTTTTGCCCACAGAGCCAGCTTTAGCATCAGTAAAAGATTATCTTTTACCTCTATCTGCTAAAAATCCCGCCGCACTCTTGGATATGGCGCAAGCTTACCGAGCTTTTCTTCCAGGTAAAACTAACTTGCTAGATATTGCTTATACTACTAGTCTGCGCCGTCCTCATCACAAGCATCGCATCGCTTTGGTAGGTCAGTCTATCGAGCAATTGATAGCAGCACTTGACGCTTTTGTAGAAGGTGAATCTCACCCTAACTTAGTACCGAGTGACCAACATTCAGATGATTTATCTGGCTTGGTTTTCGTGTTTTCTGGACAAGGGGCGCAGTGGATAGGGATGGGACGGCAACTTTTGGCACAAGAGCCTGTGTTTCGAGAGACTATACAAGAGTGCGATCGCATTTTAAAATCCCTCACTCATTGGTCGCTACTCTCAGAACTAGCAGCACCAGAGGATATTTCTCGCCTCCAAGATACTGAAGTTGCCCAACCCGCCATTTTAGCGATTCAAGTTGCCCTGACTGCCTTATGGCGTTCTTGGGGCATTGAACCTGCGGCGGTTGTGGGTCATAGTCTCGGTGAAATCACTGCTGCTTATGTAGCAGGTGTCTTTAGTTTAGAAACAGCTTTGCGGATTGTTGTGCAACGGGCATCCTTGATGCAGCAGGCTACAGGCAAAGGCAAAATGGCAGCCATCGGGATGCCTTGGCAAGAAGTGAAACCCTGGCTAGAGGAATTTCCTAGTTTGGCGATCGCAGCTATCAACAGCCCCACTTCTACCGTCGTTGCTGGTGATGCGACTGCCCTAGAAACTTTGTGCCAACAACTACAAGCCCAGGAAATATTCTGTCGATTGTTGCGTGTCAATTATGCCTTTCACTGTCCACAGATGCAGCCTTACAGCGAGGAATTGGTTAACCTTTTGGCAGGACTGCAACCGCAAGTTGCCCAATTACCCCTCTTCTCCACAGTTACCGGAACCAGTAGCCAAGGACGAAATTGGGATGCTGCTTATTGGGGGCGGAATATGCGATCGCCTGTGCAATTCAGTCAAGCAATTGAAAACTTGGTATATGAAGGATACACCTGTTTTGTTGAGGTCAGCCCTCACCCCGTCTTATCCCAGAATATTCAAGAATGTTTGCAGCACACAGGCAAAGCCGGAATTGTCCTTGCCTCTATGCACAGAGAGCGACAAGAGCGTTATTTTTTACTCAGCGAACTAGGTCGCCTCTACACCTTGGGCTATCAACCACGATGGCAGGCTTTTTATCCAGAAAATAGAAGGTGCGTTTTACTACCGACTTATCCCTGGCAACATCAACGCTACTGGTTAGAAGGTAGCAATTCTTTACCACCAAGAACATCACGACAGCCGTTATTGGGGGAAGCCTTGCCCAGTCTGGCACACCTGCCAGAAATGCGGATTTGGCAAACACAATTGGATTTGCGATCGCTTCCTTACCTCAATGACCATCGGGTACAGGGTGTGATGGTGTTACCGGGGTCAGCTTATGTAGAAATGGTATTAGCTGCTGCGGCTGAGATATTTGGCGCAGGTAAACATACCCTAGAAGTTTTGCACTTTCAACAAGGTCTATTCATTCCCGAAACAGAAACTCAGACTGTACAAATTTGCTTGCAACCAGGAAATACACCAGACACTTTCACATTTGATTGTTACAGCCGTCCTAATATAAACACACAAGCAAAATGGCGGCATCATGTCAGTGGTACAGTGCGTCGAGGCGACGGGGAAATCACAGCCGCTACTTCTGCAACGGTGGCAGAAATTCAAGCCCGTTGTCAGGAAGTTATCTCTAGCACACAGCACTATCAACAAATGGCGGAACAAGGTTTGCTTTATGGAGCCAGCTTTCAAGGCATAGAGCAAATCTGGCGACGCGAAGGGGAAGCCCTCGGACGCATCCATTTACCAGCATCTTTACACGCAGAAATCGCCAACTACCAAATTCATCCTGTTCTTTTGGATGCCTGTTTTCAGGTGATAGCTTTGGCCACTCCCTTAGCTAACCCTGATGCTGAGGCAGAAGGAGCTTATTTGCCAGTACGTCTAGACAAACTCCGAATTTATCAGCAACCGGATGCAGCAGGTTTATGGGCACACTTGCAGTTAAAACCTGTAGTAGAAACAGATGCCTTTGCTGCTGAGTTAGTCCTGTTCAACGAACAAGGACAACGGATATTAGATGCTGAATGCTTGCGTATTCAGAAACTTGATAGTCAAAGTGAAAATAATTCTAGCGATTGGTTCTATGAGATTAGCTGGGAACGGCTTTTAGAACCCAAGGACACAGCGCCAAGAAGCAGCGAACAAAATCAAGGCTATTGGCTGATATTGACAGATAGACAGGGAATTGGAGAGAATCTCAGCCAACAATTGCAGCAGCAAGGCGAAAATTGCATCTTGGCTTTTGCAGGTGAAACTTATCAAAAACAGGATTCACAGCATTATCAAATTCAGCCAAATTGTTTAGATGACTTCAAGCAACTTTTACAAACTTTGTCTGGTGAATGCTTGGGAGTGGTGCATCTGTGGAGTTTAGATATCACTCCAGCAGAATTGACTACCATAGCTTCATTAGCTGGTGACAATATGGGAGATCGTCCACTTGGCGATCGCAATTTGGGATGTATCAGCACTCTCCATTTAGTCCAAGCACTTGCAGAATGGGAAAATACACCCCGTCTCTGGCTAGTTACCCGTGGCGCACAGCCTGTAGATTCGAGTCCTAGTATTGCCCAATCGCCTCTGTGGGGACTGGGACGCGTCATTGCTCAAGAACATCCAGACTGGCGTTGCTCAATGGTGGATTTAGCAGCAATACCTGAACCATCAGAAATTGCATCACTTTTACAGCTACTACAAGCAGACGATGTAGAAAATCAAATCGCTTTGCGTGGGGATGTGTCCTACGTTGCCAGACTGAAGCGATATTTACCCAGCTATTCAGAACTACCAAACTTCCACCCCCAAGCAACCTACCTCATCGTTGGAGGTTTGCGGGGTCTAGGTTTACAAGTAGCTACTTGGATGGTGGAGAGAGGAGCTAGATATTTGGCACTGATGGCGAGAAGTCAGCCAACACCTGAAACCTTAGAAGTTTTACAAACTCTGGAAACTGCTGGAGCAAAAATTAAGGTGCTTCAAACAGATATCAGTCAGGCTGAGGAAGTAGCTAGAGCGATCGCTCAATTAGACCAAGATATGCCACCATTGCGGGGTGTAATTCACAGCGCTGCTGTTTTGGATGACGGCATTCTCTTACAATTAACACCGGAACGGTTGCACAAAGTCATGCAACCCAAGATAGAAGGGGCATGGAATCTCCACACACACACCCTCAATAAATCCCTAGATTTCTTTGTGCTTTTTTCTTCAGCTGCTTCACTCCTGGGTTCCGCCGGACAAGGAAACTATGCGGCGGCCAATGCCTTTTTAGATGGGTTAGCTCATTATCGGCAAAGTCAAAATCTGCCTGCACTCAGTATCAACTGGGGTGCGTGGGCAGAAGTAGGTTTAGCAGCAGCCCAGGCAAATCGGGGCGATCGCATGGCATCTCTGGGTTTTAGTAGCATTCCCCCACAGCAAGGCTTAGAGATTTTAGGACACCTGCTAACGGATAAAACCGCACAATTAGGTGTGATTCCCATCAATTGGGCGAAAGTCTTGCGTGCTAATCCAGCCGTTATCAAGATGCCTTTGTTTCAATTGCTGACGGAGGTCTTTAGTAACTCTGGAGAAATCGAGACTGAAAAAAGCACAAATTTCCTTTCCCGTCAAGCACTTTTAGCAACTCCATCAGATGAGCGTCAACTACTTTTAGAAACCTACTTCCACGAACAAGTAGCTAGGGTGCTGCGAATGCCAGCCTCGAAACTCGATCGCCATCAGCCCCTCAACAGCCAAGGACTAGATTCTTTAGTGGCGGTGGAGTTAAAGAACACACTCAAAAACGATTTGGGCATTGATTTACCGATGATTCGCTTCATTCAAGGCCCTAGTATTGCCCAGTTATCTGCACAAGTACTCACTCAAATTACACAAGAAATTGTATCTCCTCAGTTGAGGAACGATTCTCTTAAACCTGTTGAATTAGCTACCAATAATCAAGAATGGGAGGACGGCGAACTATGA
- a CDS encoding type I polyketide synthase, which produces MSQMESIDQLSPSQRALLALKELRAKIDAMERAKTEPIAIVGMACRFPGGADDPETFWQILRDGTDAIVEVPSDRWDIDAYYDPNPDSPGKMSSRYGGFLKQVDQFDAEFFGISPREAISIDPQQRLLLEVSWEALENACQPPSELMGSSTGVFVGVTTNDYTRFYAQAGEQGIDAYQGTGSAFSAMVGRLSFVLGLQGPCVALDTACSSSLVSVHLACQSLRNGECELALAGGVNLILTPEANIMFSKARMMAADGRCKTFDAAANGYVRGEGCGIVVLKRLSQAQAHGDKILAVIRACAVNQDGRSSGLTVPNGIAQENLIRQAIANAKVQPQQVSYVEAHGTGTSLGDPIEVEAIAATLAKEHTTDRPLAIGSVKTNIGHLESAAGVAGLMKVVLALQHQQIPPHLHLNQPNPLIPWSELPLTIPTTLTPWQTNGETRIAGVSSFGFSGTNAHAILEEAPNNSKFKIQNSKLIDRPLHLLTLSAKHPQALQQLAQNYIKYLSSHAEIPFGDITHTSQIGRTHFSHRVAIIADDHQQIQQKLQAYLDNSEIIGIHHGYSSQQSKKIAFLFTGQGSQYRNMGKQLYETQPSFRQTLDDCDTLLQPLLGESILEVIFSENPEDPRLDQTAYTQVGLFVLEYALAQLWLSWGIRPTAVLGHSVGEYVAACIAGIFSLEDALKLIVQRASLMQALPQGGGMAAVFTTVERVTPLIADYSEQLSIAAINGEDSIVLSGELEILNSVLQKLESQGIETRKLQVSHAFHSPLMQPMLAKFEQVAATVKYQQPQLDIVSNVTGKIVRQKEMSNAAYWVEHIRASVQFAASMQALYQAGYEVFVEVGSHPTLLGMARRECPEVLDEQGLWLASLRRNKEDWQQLLDSVAQLYVAGVEIDWRGFEADYLRHKVVLPNYPWQRQRYWLPTATSKPIVRQISEKLLHPLLGYQLRSPSLKDIVFETHLNTTSLPFLDDHQIYDTVVVPGASHISMLLLAGQEILGTGAISLSNITFREALTVSDRETINVQLILQPEAAGKYKFELFSFNKQIDNWLVHATGRLSQDAGDIDKPLSWAELQARCSQMLAGSDFYAQVREQGLQLGQRFQWVESMWRCDGEALCQMQFPQEFAAEINTYLLYPGLIDSCFQFLGFALPQERRDNQVYVPFSINHFYFCKSPNFNSRLWCYGKLNSQTSSTAGMFIGDIWLLNEAGELVAYIEGLCLKQAPRQALLRANQAPTQELLYQIQWQPKSRLSEQLPVIPGRWLIFTDANGIGRALAQKLEHQGKVCILVSVGEIYQQIGESQFQIDPSQPQHFHQLLQDVGSENAPLHGIIHLWSLLETEQTDYLTSCGSTIYLLQALSKLSNCQARLWLFTQGSQPVGNELTMNSLTQAPLWGLGRVIAIEYPGIWGGLVDIDIDNSPEQTALVLADILQPESEDHLAFRNNERYVARLVRAKPQVSTQPVTFSADATYLITGGLGALGLQVARWMCQQGAQNLVLVGRRSPSATALDAIQEMEQAGVQVQVIEADITDFNQVKQLLSPYKSQLRGIIHAAGVLRDRIILQQTWQDFTPVMAPKIQGAWNLHHLTEDISLDFFVMFSSAASLLGAAAQGNYAAANAFLDAFAHYRHSQGLPALSINWGAWAEVGMAANLNHSQSLGVERIGIEQGLQILESLLSRADMPQVGVIPVNWQTFLKQYRPGEVPPLLQDFAEYTQPEEKSETIPSTILEKLQQVSDDKRQSLLLTHIRKLAAKVLRLNSWQNLDADKPLIEMGLDSLMALELRNVLENSLACSLPATLLFDYPSLQTLVNHLIQDVLSLSKLEDSSPAPSLEESEPSISLEDLTRMSEAETELLLLKKLELIDGN; this is translated from the coding sequence ATGAGCCAAATGGAAAGTATCGACCAGCTATCACCATCCCAACGCGCCCTTTTGGCGTTGAAAGAACTACGTGCCAAGATTGATGCAATGGAACGGGCGAAAACAGAACCGATCGCAATTGTTGGTATGGCGTGTCGGTTTCCGGGTGGTGCTGACGATCCAGAAACATTTTGGCAGATATTACGGGACGGTACTGATGCCATTGTAGAAGTGCCGAGCGATCGCTGGGATATTGATGCTTATTACGACCCCAACCCAGATAGCCCTGGTAAAATGTCTAGCCGCTACGGTGGCTTTTTAAAGCAAGTAGATCAATTCGATGCCGAGTTTTTTGGGATCTCGCCACGGGAAGCAATTAGCATCGACCCTCAACAGCGTTTGTTATTAGAAGTCAGTTGGGAAGCCTTAGAAAATGCTTGTCAACCTCCTTCTGAACTTATGGGTAGTTCAACGGGGGTGTTTGTCGGTGTTACTACTAATGATTACACCCGCTTTTATGCCCAAGCGGGGGAACAGGGAATTGACGCTTATCAGGGAACGGGTAGCGCTTTTAGTGCAATGGTTGGTCGTCTTTCCTTTGTTTTAGGTTTGCAAGGGCCTTGTGTAGCACTGGATACTGCTTGTTCTTCTTCCTTGGTTTCCGTTCACCTGGCTTGTCAAAGCCTCCGCAACGGCGAGTGCGAGTTAGCTTTAGCCGGGGGAGTCAACCTGATTCTCACACCAGAAGCCAACATCATGTTCTCCAAAGCGAGAATGATGGCAGCAGATGGACGTTGTAAAACCTTTGATGCAGCAGCTAACGGTTACGTGCGAGGAGAAGGTTGTGGCATAGTCGTACTCAAACGCCTTTCTCAAGCACAAGCCCATGGAGATAAAATCCTGGCAGTAATTCGCGCTTGTGCGGTCAATCAAGATGGTCGCAGCAGTGGGTTAACAGTACCCAACGGCATCGCTCAAGAAAACTTGATTCGGCAAGCGATCGCTAATGCTAAAGTACAACCACAGCAAGTAAGCTACGTTGAAGCCCACGGTACAGGGACATCTTTAGGAGATCCGATAGAAGTAGAAGCGATCGCTGCTACTTTAGCAAAAGAGCATACTACAGATCGACCTTTGGCGATCGGTTCTGTCAAAACCAACATCGGTCATTTGGAATCGGCTGCTGGCGTTGCAGGTTTGATGAAGGTGGTGTTGGCACTACAACATCAACAAATTCCACCCCATCTACATCTCAACCAACCTAACCCGTTGATTCCTTGGTCAGAACTGCCTTTAACAATTCCCACAACTCTTACACCTTGGCAAACCAACGGTGAAACTCGCATTGCTGGGGTAAGTTCCTTTGGATTTAGCGGCACAAATGCCCACGCCATATTAGAAGAAGCACCTAACAATTCAAAATTCAAAATTCAAAATTCAAAATTAATTGATCGTCCTTTACATCTATTAACTCTGTCAGCCAAACATCCTCAAGCCTTACAGCAACTCGCTCAAAATTACATCAAGTACCTCTCATCCCACGCAGAAATTCCCTTTGGTGATATCACTCACACTTCACAAATTGGTAGAACACACTTTAGTCATCGCGTCGCAATTATCGCCGATGACCATCAGCAGATACAACAAAAGTTGCAAGCCTATTTAGACAACAGTGAAATCATCGGTATTCATCACGGATATAGCAGCCAACAAAGCAAAAAAATTGCCTTCCTTTTCACTGGACAAGGATCGCAATATCGCAATATGGGTAAACAACTGTATGAAACTCAGCCGAGTTTCCGCCAAACTCTTGACGACTGCGACACCCTATTGCAACCACTGTTAGGAGAATCAATTCTTGAAGTTATATTCTCGGAAAACCCAGAAGATCCTCGCCTCGACCAAACCGCGTACACCCAAGTTGGATTATTCGTTCTAGAATATGCCCTAGCCCAACTATGGCTATCTTGGGGTATTCGTCCCACAGCAGTTTTAGGTCACAGTGTCGGTGAATATGTCGCCGCTTGCATTGCTGGTATTTTCTCTTTAGAAGACGCACTGAAATTAATTGTGCAACGTGCTTCTCTGATGCAAGCCTTACCCCAAGGTGGAGGAATGGCAGCAGTATTCACCACAGTAGAACGAGTTACACCGTTAATTGCTGATTATTCCGAACAATTGAGTATTGCAGCGATTAATGGCGAAGACAGTATTGTCTTATCTGGTGAATTAGAGATACTCAATTCAGTACTGCAAAAACTAGAAAGCCAAGGTATTGAAACTAGAAAATTGCAAGTATCCCATGCTTTCCACTCGCCCTTAATGCAGCCGATGTTGGCGAAGTTTGAGCAAGTGGCAGCAACAGTAAAATATCAACAGCCGCAATTAGATATTGTCTCCAATGTCACAGGCAAGATTGTCAGACAAAAGGAAATGTCTAATGCGGCTTACTGGGTAGAACATATCCGAGCGAGTGTGCAATTTGCTGCCAGTATGCAGGCATTGTATCAAGCTGGATATGAGGTGTTTGTCGAGGTGGGGTCACATCCAACATTGTTGGGGATGGCACGGCGTGAGTGTCCAGAGGTGCTGGATGAACAGGGGTTATGGCTGGCTTCCCTACGAAGAAATAAAGAAGATTGGCAGCAGTTATTAGATTCAGTGGCGCAGTTGTATGTGGCTGGGGTAGAAATTGATTGGCGAGGGTTTGAGGCTGATTACCTGCGTCATAAGGTGGTTTTACCGAATTATCCTTGGCAGCGTCAACGCTATTGGTTGCCTACTGCTACCAGCAAGCCAATAGTTAGACAAATCAGCGAAAAACTGCTGCATCCTTTATTGGGTTATCAATTGCGATCGCCATCTCTCAAGGATATTGTTTTTGAAACTCACCTGAACACAACTAGTTTACCTTTCCTCGATGACCACCAAATTTATGACACGGTGGTAGTACCGGGAGCTTCGCATATTTCTATGCTATTGCTTGCAGGTCAAGAAATTCTCGGAACAGGGGCAATTTCGCTGAGTAACATTACATTTAGGGAAGCGCTGACGGTTAGCGATCGCGAGACTATCAATGTACAACTTATTTTGCAACCTGAAGCCGCAGGTAAATATAAATTTGAACTATTTAGTTTTAATAAACAAATAGATAACTGGTTGGTACACGCTACAGGACGACTCAGCCAAGATGCAGGCGATATTGATAAACCTTTATCTTGGGCTGAGTTACAGGCGCGTTGCTCGCAAATGCTAGCTGGTTCAGATTTCTACGCCCAAGTTAGAGAACAAGGACTGCAACTCGGTCAGCGTTTCCAATGGGTAGAATCTATGTGGCGGTGTGATGGTGAAGCATTGTGCCAAATGCAATTTCCCCAAGAATTTGCAGCTGAAATCAACACATACCTTCTGTATCCGGGATTAATCGATTCTTGTTTTCAGTTCTTAGGCTTTGCTTTACCCCAAGAACGACGAGATAACCAAGTTTACGTACCCTTCAGCATAAATCACTTTTATTTTTGTAAGTCGCCAAATTTTAACAGCCGTTTGTGGTGTTACGGAAAGCTAAATTCTCAAACAAGTTCAACAGCAGGAATGTTCATCGGTGATATCTGGCTGCTGAATGAAGCGGGAGAACTAGTAGCCTACATTGAGGGGCTTTGCTTAAAGCAAGCACCGCGTCAAGCTTTGCTCAGAGCCAACCAAGCACCGACTCAGGAATTGCTGTATCAAATCCAGTGGCAACCAAAGTCTAGATTATCAGAACAATTACCTGTTATTCCCGGTCGTTGGCTAATTTTCACCGATGCTAATGGTATTGGTAGAGCATTGGCACAAAAATTAGAACATCAAGGCAAAGTTTGCATCCTTGTTTCTGTTGGTGAAATCTATCAACAAATTGGTGAAAGTCAGTTTCAAATCGACCCCAGTCAACCGCAACATTTCCATCAACTCTTGCAAGATGTGGGGTCAGAGAATGCACCATTGCACGGTATTATTCATCTCTGGAGTCTGCTAGAAACCGAACAAACAGACTATCTAACGAGTTGCGGTAGTACTATCTACCTGTTGCAAGCTTTATCTAAATTATCAAACTGCCAAGCACGATTGTGGCTGTTCACCCAAGGCAGTCAACCTGTTGGTAATGAATTGACAATGAACAGTCTGACTCAAGCGCCTCTGTGGGGACTGGGGCGAGTAATTGCCATTGAGTATCCAGGAATTTGGGGCGGTTTGGTAGATATTGATATTGATAATTCTCCAGAACAGACAGCATTAGTACTGGCGGATATCTTACAACCAGAGTCAGAAGATCATCTGGCTTTTCGCAACAATGAACGTTATGTGGCTCGTTTAGTTCGGGCAAAGCCTCAAGTATCAACACAACCTGTAACATTTTCTGCCGACGCTACTTATCTAATTACTGGCGGACTAGGCGCACTAGGGTTACAAGTTGCTCGTTGGATGTGTCAGCAGGGGGCACAAAACTTAGTTTTAGTCGGTCGTCGTTCGCCTTCTGCAACTGCGTTGGATGCTATTCAAGAGATGGAACAGGCAGGGGTTCAAGTGCAGGTAATAGAGGCAGATATTACCGATTTTAACCAAGTTAAACAACTGCTGTCACCCTACAAATCTCAACTACGCGGCATTATCCATGCAGCTGGAGTGTTAAGGGATCGCATTATATTACAGCAAACCTGGCAAGATTTCACTCCAGTAATGGCTCCCAAAATTCAGGGAGCCTGGAATTTACACCATTTAACTGAGGATATATCGCTGGATTTCTTTGTGATGTTTTCCTCAGCGGCCTCTTTGTTGGGTGCAGCCGCACAAGGAAATTATGCAGCTGCAAATGCCTTTTTAGATGCCTTCGCCCACTACCGCCATTCTCAAGGTCTACCTGCACTCAGTATCAACTGGGGAGCTTGGGCAGAAGTAGGGATGGCAGCAAACTTAAACCACAGTCAGTCTTTAGGAGTGGAACGGATTGGAATTGAACAGGGATTACAGATATTAGAGTCGTTGCTGAGTCGAGCCGATATGCCACAAGTAGGTGTGATTCCTGTCAATTGGCAAACCTTCCTCAAACAGTATCGCCCTGGTGAAGTACCGCCACTGCTGCAAGATTTTGCTGAGTATACCCAACCCGAAGAGAAATCAGAAACTATCCCAAGCACAATTCTGGAAAAATTGCAACAAGTTTCTGATGACAAACGACAATCTTTGCTGCTAACCCACATCCGCAAACTGGCTGCGAAAGTGTTGCGACTCAACTCTTGGCAAAACCTCGATGCCGACAAACCTTTAATTGAAATGGGTCTCGACTCACTCATGGCGCTGGAGTTACGAAACGTTCTTGAAAATAGTTTGGCTTGTTCCTTGCCAGCCACATTGTTATTTGATTATCCGAGTCTGCAAACTTTAGTAAATCATTTAATCCAAGATGTGCTGTCGTTATCCAAATTAGAGGACTCATCACCAGCACCATCGCTTGAGGAGAGTGAGCCATCAATTTCCCTGGAGGATTTAACCAGGATGTCGGAAGCAGAAACAGAATTGCTACTCCTGAAAAAACTAGAACTGATAGATGGTAACTGA